The following coding sequences lie in one Rissa tridactyla isolate bRisTri1 chromosome Z, bRisTri1.patW.cur.20221130, whole genome shotgun sequence genomic window:
- the FKTN gene encoding ribitol-5-phosphate transferase FKTN isoform X2, producing MQKINKNVVLALLSLTSLVFLLFQLYYYKFYLSQKHVVRKFLGLIASHNIPVYLIDPLILGLVDKDIEQIKSSPDGPSPECKYFCAPRDFTTFALLDKTWRHEMGLFRTAEKMGFQWLKIINKDPRLDGMNDLSGIEIPLHYIFKLASHAIHLVVFYERSGNYLWHGPLRLKQHMDRKFVPFRKLHFGRYPGAYEKPELLLVSIDDLKVQIPKNPSNFLEEMSHSRFLECRYREARAFFQLYPDDASLDAVEFRKKAKSLLHLAALTLNNLGVKFWLSSGTCLGWYRQCNVIPHSKDVDLGVFIRDYKADIIPAFQKAGLPLKHKFGKVEDSLELSFQGEGDIKLDIFFFYEEDDHIWNGGTQAKSGKKFKYLFPKFTLCWTEFVELKVHVPCETLQYVEANYGPDWKVPVKTWDWKSSPSNVQYNGVWPVDEWDDVIQIY from the exons ATGCAGAAAATCAATAAGAACGTGGTGCTGGCGCTCCTCTCTCTGACCAGcctggttttcctcctcttccagttgTACTATTACAAGTTCTACCTGTCACAGAAG CACGTGGTTAGGAAGTTCCTAGGCTTAATAGCCAGTCACAATATACCGGTGTACTTGATCGATCCTTTGATTCTGGGACTGGTTGATAAAGACATTGAACAGATCAAAAGTTCTCCTGATGGCCCTAGTCCAGAATGCAAGTACTTTTGTGCTCCAAGGGACTTCACTACGTTTGCACTCCTGGACAAAACATGGAGACATGAA ATGGGCCTTTTTAGAACTGCTGAGAAAATGGGGTTCCAATGGCTAAAGATTATAAACAAGGACCCCCGCTTGGACGGGATGAATGACCTGTCTGGGATTGAAATTCCCTTGCACTACATATTTAAACTGGCATCTCATGCTATTCACCTGGTGGTCTTCTATGAGAGGAGCGGTAATTATCTCTGGCATGGCCCCCTGAGACTCAAGCAACATATGGACAGGAAGTTTGTGCCTTTCCGGAAACTCCACTTCGGTCGCTACCCTGGGGCATATGAAAA GCCAGAACTTCTGCTTGTTTCCATTGATGACTTAAAAGTCCAAATTCCAAAAAATCCGTCCAATTTCCTAGAGGAGATGTCACACTCTAGATTTCTTGAATGTAGGTACAGAGAAGCTCGGGCTTTCTTTCAG CTCTATCCTGATGATGCCTCTCTTGATGCAGtagagttcagaaaaaaagcaaaatccttgCTCCATCTGGCTGCCCTGACACTGAATAACTTAGGAGTAAAGTTCTGGCTGAGCAGTGGAACATGCCTTG gctGGTATAGACAGTGCAATGTCATTCCTCACAGCAAAGATGTGGATTTGGGAGTCTTCATAAGGGACTACAAAGCAGATATCATTCCAGCCTTTCAGAAAGCAGGGTTACCACTGAAGCACAAATTTGGCAAG GTAGAAGACAGCTTGGAACTCTCTTTCCAGGGAGAAGGTGATATaaaacttgatatttttttcttctatgaagagGATGACCACATATGGAATGGTGGAACTCAGGCCAAATCGGGCAAGAAATTTAA GTATCTCTTTCCAAAGTTCACTCTGTGTTGGACTGAATTTGTAGAACTCAAGGTACACGTGCCCTGTGAAACCCTTCAGTATGTTGAAGCCAACTATGGCCCGGACTGGAAGGTTCCTGTGAAGACATGGGACTGGAAAAGCTCACCGTCCAATGTGCAGTACAACGGTGTCTGGCCCGTCGATGAGTGGGATGATGTCATTCAAATCTACTGA
- the FKTN gene encoding ribitol-5-phosphate transferase FKTN isoform X3: MQKINKNVVLALLSLTSLVFLLFQLYYYKFYLSQKNGAVFSKVRGSQSGQDSTRWHVVRKFLGLIASHNIPVYLIDPLILGLVDKDIEQIKSSPDGPSPECKYFCAPRDFTTFALLDKTWRHEMGLFRTAEKMGFQWLKIINKDPRLDGMNDLSGIEIPLHYIFKLASHAIHLVVFYERSGNYLWHGPLRLKQHMDRKFVPFRKLHFGRYPGAYEKPELLLVSIDDLKVQIPKNPSNFLEEMSHSRFLECRYREARAFFQLYPDDASLDAVEFRKKAKSLLHLAALTLNNLGVKFWLSSGTCLGWYRQCNVIPHSKDVDLGVFIRDYKADIIPAFQKAGLPLKHKFGKVEDSLELSFQGEGDIKLDIFFFYEEDDHIWNGGTQAKSGKKFKYELDSYL; the protein is encoded by the exons ATGCAGAAAATCAATAAGAACGTGGTGCTGGCGCTCCTCTCTCTGACCAGcctggttttcctcctcttccagttgTACTATTACAAGTTCTACCTGTCACAGAAG AATGGAGCAGTTTTTTCCAAAGTCAGAGGAAGCCAGTCAGGCCAAGACAGCACTAGATGG CACGTGGTTAGGAAGTTCCTAGGCTTAATAGCCAGTCACAATATACCGGTGTACTTGATCGATCCTTTGATTCTGGGACTGGTTGATAAAGACATTGAACAGATCAAAAGTTCTCCTGATGGCCCTAGTCCAGAATGCAAGTACTTTTGTGCTCCAAGGGACTTCACTACGTTTGCACTCCTGGACAAAACATGGAGACATGAA ATGGGCCTTTTTAGAACTGCTGAGAAAATGGGGTTCCAATGGCTAAAGATTATAAACAAGGACCCCCGCTTGGACGGGATGAATGACCTGTCTGGGATTGAAATTCCCTTGCACTACATATTTAAACTGGCATCTCATGCTATTCACCTGGTGGTCTTCTATGAGAGGAGCGGTAATTATCTCTGGCATGGCCCCCTGAGACTCAAGCAACATATGGACAGGAAGTTTGTGCCTTTCCGGAAACTCCACTTCGGTCGCTACCCTGGGGCATATGAAAA GCCAGAACTTCTGCTTGTTTCCATTGATGACTTAAAAGTCCAAATTCCAAAAAATCCGTCCAATTTCCTAGAGGAGATGTCACACTCTAGATTTCTTGAATGTAGGTACAGAGAAGCTCGGGCTTTCTTTCAG CTCTATCCTGATGATGCCTCTCTTGATGCAGtagagttcagaaaaaaagcaaaatccttgCTCCATCTGGCTGCCCTGACACTGAATAACTTAGGAGTAAAGTTCTGGCTGAGCAGTGGAACATGCCTTG gctGGTATAGACAGTGCAATGTCATTCCTCACAGCAAAGATGTGGATTTGGGAGTCTTCATAAGGGACTACAAAGCAGATATCATTCCAGCCTTTCAGAAAGCAGGGTTACCACTGAAGCACAAATTTGGCAAG GTAGAAGACAGCTTGGAACTCTCTTTCCAGGGAGAAGGTGATATaaaacttgatatttttttcttctatgaagagGATGACCACATATGGAATGGTGGAACTCAGGCCAAATCGGGCAAGAAATTTAAGTATGAACTGGATTCGTACCTCTAG
- the FKTN gene encoding ribitol-5-phosphate transferase FKTN isoform X1: MQKINKNVVLALLSLTSLVFLLFQLYYYKFYLSQKNGAVFSKVRGSQSGQDSTRWHVVRKFLGLIASHNIPVYLIDPLILGLVDKDIEQIKSSPDGPSPECKYFCAPRDFTTFALLDKTWRHEMGLFRTAEKMGFQWLKIINKDPRLDGMNDLSGIEIPLHYIFKLASHAIHLVVFYERSGNYLWHGPLRLKQHMDRKFVPFRKLHFGRYPGAYEKPELLLVSIDDLKVQIPKNPSNFLEEMSHSRFLECRYREARAFFQLYPDDASLDAVEFRKKAKSLLHLAALTLNNLGVKFWLSSGTCLGWYRQCNVIPHSKDVDLGVFIRDYKADIIPAFQKAGLPLKHKFGKVEDSLELSFQGEGDIKLDIFFFYEEDDHIWNGGTQAKSGKKFKYLFPKFTLCWTEFVELKVHVPCETLQYVEANYGPDWKVPVKTWDWKSSPSNVQYNGVWPVDEWDDVIQIY, translated from the exons ATGCAGAAAATCAATAAGAACGTGGTGCTGGCGCTCCTCTCTCTGACCAGcctggttttcctcctcttccagttgTACTATTACAAGTTCTACCTGTCACAGAAG AATGGAGCAGTTTTTTCCAAAGTCAGAGGAAGCCAGTCAGGCCAAGACAGCACTAGATGG CACGTGGTTAGGAAGTTCCTAGGCTTAATAGCCAGTCACAATATACCGGTGTACTTGATCGATCCTTTGATTCTGGGACTGGTTGATAAAGACATTGAACAGATCAAAAGTTCTCCTGATGGCCCTAGTCCAGAATGCAAGTACTTTTGTGCTCCAAGGGACTTCACTACGTTTGCACTCCTGGACAAAACATGGAGACATGAA ATGGGCCTTTTTAGAACTGCTGAGAAAATGGGGTTCCAATGGCTAAAGATTATAAACAAGGACCCCCGCTTGGACGGGATGAATGACCTGTCTGGGATTGAAATTCCCTTGCACTACATATTTAAACTGGCATCTCATGCTATTCACCTGGTGGTCTTCTATGAGAGGAGCGGTAATTATCTCTGGCATGGCCCCCTGAGACTCAAGCAACATATGGACAGGAAGTTTGTGCCTTTCCGGAAACTCCACTTCGGTCGCTACCCTGGGGCATATGAAAA GCCAGAACTTCTGCTTGTTTCCATTGATGACTTAAAAGTCCAAATTCCAAAAAATCCGTCCAATTTCCTAGAGGAGATGTCACACTCTAGATTTCTTGAATGTAGGTACAGAGAAGCTCGGGCTTTCTTTCAG CTCTATCCTGATGATGCCTCTCTTGATGCAGtagagttcagaaaaaaagcaaaatccttgCTCCATCTGGCTGCCCTGACACTGAATAACTTAGGAGTAAAGTTCTGGCTGAGCAGTGGAACATGCCTTG gctGGTATAGACAGTGCAATGTCATTCCTCACAGCAAAGATGTGGATTTGGGAGTCTTCATAAGGGACTACAAAGCAGATATCATTCCAGCCTTTCAGAAAGCAGGGTTACCACTGAAGCACAAATTTGGCAAG GTAGAAGACAGCTTGGAACTCTCTTTCCAGGGAGAAGGTGATATaaaacttgatatttttttcttctatgaagagGATGACCACATATGGAATGGTGGAACTCAGGCCAAATCGGGCAAGAAATTTAA GTATCTCTTTCCAAAGTTCACTCTGTGTTGGACTGAATTTGTAGAACTCAAGGTACACGTGCCCTGTGAAACCCTTCAGTATGTTGAAGCCAACTATGGCCCGGACTGGAAGGTTCCTGTGAAGACATGGGACTGGAAAAGCTCACCGTCCAATGTGCAGTACAACGGTGTCTGGCCCGTCGATGAGTGGGATGATGTCATTCAAATCTACTGA